Proteins encoded in a region of the Streptomyces violaceoruber genome:
- a CDS encoding CobW family GTP-binding protein, protein MGQRSTPQQIPVVVLAGFLGSGKTTLLNHLLHRSGGSRIGAVVNDFGSIEIDAMAVAGALGDSTVSLGNGCLCCAVDASELDGYLARLARPEAGIDVIVIEASGLAEPQELVRMLLASEQPGIVYGGLVEVVDAAEFDDTRARHPEIDRHLALADLVVVNKTDRATDAERVLGLVHSLVGGAAVVPATYGRIDPEFLYDCRPGEERVGQLSFDDLHDHSEGGAHADHLHAAYDTLSFVSGLPLDPRRLMRFLDSRPKGLYRIKGYVDFGPYDTRNRYAVHAVGRFLRFYPEPWTPAGAAGGTGAPETGRTQLVLIGSGIDAAALGEELDACRRDADAPPADEHGMWGVLRYVADGEEPPDSP, encoded by the coding sequence GTGGGGCAGCGCTCGACTCCGCAGCAGATCCCGGTCGTCGTGCTCGCCGGATTCCTCGGCTCCGGGAAGACCACCCTGCTCAACCACCTCCTGCACCGCAGCGGAGGCAGCCGGATCGGCGCCGTCGTCAACGACTTCGGATCGATCGAGATCGACGCGATGGCCGTCGCGGGTGCCCTCGGCGACTCCACCGTGTCGCTGGGCAACGGATGCCTGTGCTGTGCCGTCGACGCGAGTGAACTGGACGGGTACCTGGCGCGGCTCGCCCGGCCCGAGGCCGGCATCGACGTCATCGTCATCGAGGCCAGCGGCCTCGCCGAACCGCAGGAACTGGTGCGCATGCTGCTCGCCAGCGAGCAACCGGGGATCGTCTACGGCGGACTCGTCGAGGTCGTCGACGCCGCCGAGTTCGACGACACCCGCGCCAGGCACCCCGAGATCGACCGGCACCTGGCCCTCGCCGACCTGGTCGTGGTCAACAAGACCGACCGGGCCACCGACGCCGAGCGTGTGCTCGGCCTGGTGCACTCGCTCGTGGGCGGCGCCGCCGTCGTCCCGGCGACCTACGGCCGTATCGACCCCGAGTTCCTCTACGACTGCCGGCCCGGCGAGGAGCGCGTGGGGCAGCTGTCCTTCGACGACCTGCACGACCACTCCGAGGGCGGCGCACACGCCGATCACCTGCACGCCGCCTACGACACCCTGTCGTTCGTCTCCGGCCTCCCGCTCGACCCGCGCCGGCTCATGCGCTTCCTCGACAGCCGTCCCAAGGGCTTGTACCGGATCAAGGGGTACGTCGACTTCGGCCCGTACGACACGCGGAACCGGTACGCCGTCCACGCCGTCGGACGCTTCCTGCGCTTCTACCCGGAGCCCTGGACCCCGGCCGGTGCCGCCGGCGGGACCGGCGCCCCGGAGACCGGCCGTACCCAGCTCGTCCTCATCGGCTCCGGCATCGACGCGGCGGCCCTTGGCGAGGAACTCGACGCGTGCCGCCGGGACGCCGACGCCCCACCCGCCGACGAACACGGCATGTGGGGCGTCCTGCGTTACGTGGCCGACGGCGAGGAGCCGCCGGACAGCCCCTAG
- a CDS encoding DUF6082 family protein, translated as MVTRKNATGRFGSAAAGMLLATAGISLAARRRRREAARMHERLLELEELAIRRQSLAHQQRMHWELLTRAIDDPSLAEVIDTYDKSIPAERRRQFFYANAWYVNLYHVHRAGLLDQEGLQGRLREFFQSPVFREYWEATRNMRAALDQNSDEARLGLVVDALAKDFEDTDTDEWWVVGTPPHD; from the coding sequence ATGGTCACACGGAAAAACGCCACGGGGAGGTTCGGCTCCGCCGCGGCCGGGATGTTGCTGGCCACGGCCGGGATATCGCTGGCCGCGCGCCGGCGGCGGCGCGAGGCAGCACGTATGCACGAACGGCTGCTGGAACTGGAGGAGCTGGCCATCCGGCGCCAGTCGCTGGCACATCAGCAGCGCATGCACTGGGAGTTGCTCACCAGGGCCATCGACGATCCGTCGCTCGCCGAAGTCATCGACACCTATGACAAGAGCATCCCGGCCGAGCGACGGCGCCAGTTCTTCTATGCGAACGCCTGGTACGTCAACCTCTACCACGTGCACCGTGCGGGTCTCCTGGACCAGGAAGGGCTGCAGGGGCGCCTCCGGGAGTTCTTCCAGAGCCCGGTCTTCCGCGAGTACTGGGAGGCGACGAGGAACATGCGCGCCGCCTTGGACCAGAACTCCGACGAAGCCCGGCTGGGGCTGGTGGTCGACGCTCTCGCCAAGGACTTCGAGGACACCGACACGGACGAATGGTGGGTGGTCGGGACGCCTCCCCACGACTGA
- a CDS encoding citrate synthase/methylcitrate synthase — MSVNRTAAAATPVEVPRGLAGVVVADTEVGDVRGLEGFYHYRQYSAVELARSRGFEDVWHLLVHGELPDARTGAAFAAETAALRRLPDAVRAALPAIAEAGAGSGPLAGMRTGLSLLGAALGFRPVYDLSVDQRRQDTLVAAAAVPTLLTALHRLGRGLEPVEPREDLSYAANYLYMLTGQEPDEACTRAIEQYLISTIDHGFNASTFTARVIASTGADVAACLAGAVSALSGPLHGGAPSRALDTLDAIGTPDRIDAWIRERVLAGDRIMGFGHAVYRTEDPRSRMLREVAQSFGGPRVEFAVEVERQVEAILAELKPGRELHTNVEFYAGVVMELCGLPREMFTPTFAAARVVGWSANILEQASDSKIIRPAARYVGPGAPVGVPAVA, encoded by the coding sequence ATGTCCGTCAACAGAACCGCAGCCGCGGCAACGCCCGTCGAGGTGCCGCGCGGGCTCGCCGGTGTCGTGGTGGCCGACACCGAGGTCGGCGACGTGCGAGGACTCGAGGGGTTCTACCACTACCGCCAGTACTCGGCCGTCGAACTCGCCCGGAGTCGCGGCTTCGAGGACGTCTGGCATCTCCTGGTCCACGGGGAACTCCCCGACGCGCGCACCGGGGCCGCCTTCGCCGCCGAGACCGCCGCGCTGCGGCGGCTCCCCGACGCGGTGCGCGCCGCCCTGCCCGCCATCGCCGAGGCCGGCGCAGGCTCCGGCCCGCTCGCCGGCATGCGCACCGGTCTGTCCCTGCTGGGTGCGGCCCTGGGCTTCCGACCGGTGTACGACCTGTCGGTCGACCAGCGCCGGCAGGACACCCTGGTGGCGGCCGCGGCCGTACCGACGCTGCTGACCGCGCTGCACCGGTTGGGACGGGGACTCGAGCCGGTGGAGCCGCGCGAGGACCTCTCGTACGCCGCGAACTACCTGTACATGTTGACCGGCCAGGAGCCGGACGAGGCGTGCACACGGGCGATCGAGCAGTACCTGATCTCCACCATCGACCACGGGTTCAACGCGTCGACCTTCACCGCGCGGGTCATCGCGTCGACGGGTGCGGATGTCGCGGCCTGCCTGGCCGGCGCGGTGTCGGCGTTGTCCGGCCCGCTGCACGGCGGCGCGCCCAGCCGGGCGCTGGACACCCTGGACGCGATCGGCACGCCCGATCGCATCGACGCGTGGATCCGCGAGCGGGTGCTCGCCGGTGACCGCATCATGGGCTTCGGTCACGCCGTCTACCGCACCGAGGACCCGCGCTCACGGATGCTGCGTGAGGTGGCGCAGAGCTTCGGCGGACCGCGCGTGGAGTTCGCCGTCGAGGTGGAGCGGCAGGTCGAGGCGATCCTCGCGGAGCTGAAGCCGGGGCGCGAACTGCACACCAACGTCGAGTTCTACGCGGGCGTGGTCATGGAACTGTGCGGTCTGCCCCGCGAGATGTTCACTCCCACGTTCGCGGCGGCACGGGTGGTGGGCTGGAGCGCGAACATTCTGGAGCAGGCGTCCGACTCCAAGATCATCCGTCCGGCGGCGCGGTATGTGGGGCCGGGGGCGCCGGTCGGGGTCCCGGCGGTGGCCTGA
- a CDS encoding citrate synthase, with translation MRDHEPDHPADSERRLTTREAAELLGVKPETVYAYVSRGQLGSRRAPGSRGSTFDADEVRALARRNRRDGGINPAPAAGQELTVRTRLTLIENDRFSYRGVDAVELAARHTYEEVAEWLWTGELRPGAAFSAPESSVAVARRAVDALPEHAGPADRLRVAAIAAAVTDPLRFDLSEEAVLGTARVLIPTLVAALPPVLRDGHDRDPIARRLWTRLSGQEPDEPTLQALDTALGLLVDHDLAASTLAVRVAASARAHAYAAVSAGLGVIEGPLHGAAGGLAHRMLLEVLELGSAAPVVAEELRAGRRIPGLGHRLYPGEDPRARALFALLEDVPRAAPAIAAARDVQATAARHTPLHANVDLALAVLTVSSGMASTAAETIFAVARTAGWIAHALEEYGERPLRMRPSGLYSGPRPPRPLPE, from the coding sequence ATGCGCGATCACGAGCCCGACCACCCCGCAGACAGCGAGCGGCGCCTGACCACCAGGGAGGCGGCCGAACTGCTCGGGGTGAAGCCCGAGACCGTGTACGCGTACGTCAGCCGCGGCCAGCTCGGCAGCCGGCGCGCGCCCGGCTCCCGGGGCAGCACCTTCGACGCCGACGAGGTACGGGCCCTCGCCCGGCGCAACCGGCGCGACGGCGGCATCAACCCGGCCCCGGCCGCCGGTCAGGAGCTGACCGTGCGCACCCGCCTCACGCTCATCGAGAACGACCGGTTCTCCTACCGGGGCGTCGACGCGGTCGAACTCGCCGCGCGCCACACGTACGAGGAGGTGGCCGAGTGGCTCTGGACCGGGGAGCTGCGCCCCGGCGCCGCGTTCTCGGCCCCCGAGTCCTCCGTCGCCGTCGCCCGCCGGGCCGTCGACGCCCTGCCCGAACACGCCGGTCCCGCGGACCGGCTCCGTGTCGCGGCGATCGCCGCGGCGGTCACGGACCCGCTCCGCTTCGACCTGTCGGAGGAGGCGGTGCTGGGCACGGCGCGCGTCCTCATCCCCACCCTCGTCGCCGCGCTTCCCCCCGTACTGCGCGACGGACACGACCGGGACCCGATCGCCCGCCGCCTGTGGACCCGGCTCAGCGGGCAGGAGCCCGACGAGCCGACGCTGCAGGCCCTGGACACGGCGCTCGGACTCCTCGTCGACCACGATCTGGCGGCCTCCACGCTCGCCGTGCGCGTCGCCGCGTCGGCGCGGGCGCACGCCTACGCCGCCGTCTCCGCCGGGCTCGGCGTGATCGAGGGACCGCTGCACGGCGCCGCCGGCGGACTCGCGCACCGGATGCTGCTGGAGGTTCTCGAGCTGGGCAGCGCGGCCCCGGTGGTCGCCGAGGAGCTGCGGGCCGGCCGGCGCATCCCGGGGCTCGGCCACCGGCTCTACCCCGGTGAGGACCCACGCGCGCGTGCCCTGTTCGCGCTCCTGGAGGACGTGCCCCGGGCGGCACCCGCGATCGCGGCGGCCCGGGACGTCCAGGCCACCGCCGCCCGCCACACCCCGCTGCACGCCAATGTCGACCTGGCGCTCGCCGTGCTCACCGTGTCCTCCGGCATGGCCTCCACCGCGGCCGAGACGATCTTCGCCGTGGCCCGTACGGCGGGCTGGATCGCGCATGCCCTGGAGGAGTACGGGGAGCGGCCGCTGCGGATGCGGCCGAGTGGGCTGTACTCGGGGCCGAGGCCCCCGCGGCCACTGCCGGAGTAG
- a CDS encoding sucrase ferredoxin, with product MSTCSTVSRDLDEPVSGTAPVARTWLLLEQPGPWGAKALTSSHLDPALGRALDAAAQGTGVRIALVRRPGRHADRGTTAARRVYAAHTVPGNVWLHGATLKDPRRLLGLDFAALGRGDHRAFDSVLDGRAHAGDPLALVCTNGKRDRCCALLGRPLAAELAASGAHGVWEVTHLGGHRFSPTVLVLPHGYVYGRVQAHTVKEILHGAREDRIVIEGCRGNSAWDRPGQAAELALRSALGEDAAQALTVVRTDGAAPRWEVTLAHRDGRYWRVTVVQGASVPPRPESCGASVLGSPARMEVTAVRALPVTAAVAS from the coding sequence GTGAGTACGTGCTCAACCGTCTCCCGGGACCTCGACGAGCCCGTTTCGGGCACCGCACCCGTCGCGAGGACCTGGTTGCTGCTCGAACAGCCCGGCCCGTGGGGCGCCAAGGCGCTCACTTCGAGCCACCTGGACCCCGCGCTGGGGCGCGCCCTCGACGCGGCGGCACAAGGGACGGGCGTACGCATCGCACTGGTGCGCCGTCCCGGGCGCCACGCGGACCGGGGCACGACCGCCGCACGCAGGGTGTACGCGGCCCACACCGTGCCGGGAAACGTGTGGCTGCACGGCGCCACCCTCAAGGACCCCCGTCGGCTGCTCGGCCTGGATTTCGCCGCGCTCGGCCGGGGCGACCACCGCGCCTTCGACTCGGTGCTGGACGGCCGCGCCCACGCGGGCGACCCGCTCGCCCTCGTCTGCACCAACGGCAAACGCGACCGGTGCTGCGCCCTCCTCGGCAGGCCCCTGGCGGCCGAACTCGCCGCCTCCGGAGCCCACGGCGTCTGGGAAGTCACCCACCTGGGCGGGCACCGCTTCTCGCCGACCGTGCTCGTGCTGCCCCACGGATACGTCTACGGCCGGGTCCAGGCCCACACCGTCAAGGAGATCCTGCACGGCGCGCGGGAGGACCGGATCGTCATCGAGGGCTGCCGCGGGAACTCCGCGTGGGACCGCCCCGGCCAGGCGGCCGAGCTGGCCCTGCGATCGGCCCTCGGCGAGGACGCGGCCCAGGCACTCACCGTCGTACGGACGGACGGCGCCGCACCGCGCTGGGAGGTGACCCTGGCGCACCGCGACGGCCGGTACTGGCGGGTCACCGTCGTACAAGGGGCGTCGGTGCCGCCGCGACCGGAGAGCTGCGGGGCGTCGGTACTGGGCTCGCCGGCGCGGATGGAGGTCACGGCGGTGCGCGCCCTGCCGGTGACGGCGGCAGTGGCGAGCTGA
- a CDS encoding ATP-binding protein, with translation MSSTPPVRRLRLGLPRRVFSQVLLMQLAIAAGVAVLATGLFLAPLGDQLDDQAMRRALAIAQTTAQQPQVVRDLRTTRPTANGPVQREAERVREATRAEYVVVMDRQGVRWSHTDPERIGEVVSTDPGQALAGREVMEIDDGTLGRSARGKVPLRDGDGEIVGAVSVGIAYDSVRARLIHAIPGLFAYAGGALAVGALASWIISRRVQRQTRDLAFSDIAGLLAEREAMLHGIREGVVALDRGGRVRLLNDEAQRLLGIGGEAVGRSPDEALGAGRTADVLAGRVTGTDLLTVRGQRVLVANRMPTDDGGAVATLRDRTELEQLGRELDSTRGLIDALRAQDHEHANRMHTLLGLLELEMYDDAVEFVGEVVGDHRVTAEQITERIHDPLLAALLVGKATVAAERGVALWVSDRTRLPDRLVDPRGLVTIVGNLVDNALDAAAGTAHARVEVELRAEGRAATLTVRDTGPGIAADHRELVFAAGWSTKEPPAHRERGIGLPLVRRLAERQGGSATVGEAYGGGAEFVVVLPEALTEAAPEPALTVPVTTAAEEESR, from the coding sequence ATGAGCTCCACTCCCCCCGTCCGCCGACTGCGCCTGGGCCTGCCGCGGCGGGTGTTCTCACAGGTGCTGCTGATGCAGCTGGCGATCGCCGCGGGCGTCGCCGTGCTCGCGACCGGGCTGTTCCTGGCGCCGCTCGGCGACCAGCTGGACGACCAGGCGATGCGCCGGGCGCTGGCGATCGCGCAGACCACCGCGCAGCAGCCGCAGGTCGTACGGGACCTGCGTACCACCCGGCCGACGGCGAACGGCCCGGTGCAGCGGGAGGCGGAGCGGGTCCGGGAGGCCACGAGGGCGGAGTACGTGGTCGTGATGGACCGGCAGGGCGTGCGCTGGTCGCACACGGACCCGGAGCGCATCGGCGAGGTCGTCTCGACCGACCCGGGGCAGGCCCTGGCCGGACGCGAGGTCATGGAGATCGACGACGGCACCCTGGGCCGCTCCGCCCGCGGGAAGGTGCCCCTGCGCGACGGCGACGGCGAGATCGTCGGGGCGGTCTCGGTGGGCATCGCCTACGACAGTGTCCGGGCGCGGCTGATCCACGCCATTCCCGGCCTGTTCGCGTACGCCGGCGGCGCGCTGGCCGTCGGCGCCCTGGCCTCCTGGATCATCTCGCGCCGGGTGCAGCGGCAGACCCGGGACCTGGCCTTCTCCGACATCGCGGGGCTGCTGGCGGAGCGGGAGGCCATGCTGCACGGCATCCGGGAAGGCGTCGTCGCCCTCGACCGGGGCGGCCGGGTGCGCCTGCTCAACGACGAGGCGCAGCGCCTGCTCGGCATCGGCGGCGAGGCCGTCGGCCGCTCCCCCGACGAGGCGCTCGGTGCGGGACGCACGGCCGACGTGCTGGCCGGCCGGGTGACCGGCACCGACCTGCTGACCGTGCGCGGCCAGCGGGTCCTGGTCGCCAACCGGATGCCCACCGACGACGGCGGGGCCGTGGCCACGCTGCGTGACCGTACCGAGCTGGAGCAGCTCGGCCGGGAGCTGGACTCCACGCGCGGCCTGATCGACGCGCTGCGCGCCCAGGACCACGAGCACGCCAACCGCATGCACACCCTGCTGGGCCTGCTCGAACTGGAGATGTACGACGACGCCGTGGAGTTCGTCGGCGAGGTGGTCGGCGACCACCGGGTCACCGCGGAGCAGATCACCGAGCGGATCCACGACCCCCTGCTCGCCGCCCTGCTGGTCGGCAAGGCCACCGTCGCGGCCGAACGGGGAGTCGCCCTGTGGGTCTCGGACCGGACCCGGCTGCCGGACCGTCTGGTCGATCCGCGGGGGCTCGTCACGATCGTCGGCAACCTGGTCGACAACGCGCTCGACGCCGCCGCGGGGACAGCGCACGCGCGCGTGGAGGTCGAACTGCGGGCCGAGGGGCGCGCCGCCACGCTCACGGTGCGCGACACGGGGCCCGGGATCGCGGCGGACCACCGTGAGCTGGTGTTCGCCGCGGGCTGGTCCACCAAGGAGCCGCCCGCCCACCGCGAGCGCGGCATCGGGCTGCCACTGGTGCGCCGCCTGGCCGAGCGGCAGGGCGGCAGCGCGACCGTCGGGGAGGCGTACGGCGGGGGCGCGGAGTTCGTCGTCGTCCTCCCGGAGGCGCTGACCGAAGCGGCCCCGGAACCCGCCCTCACCGTCCCCGTGACCACCGCTGCCGAGGAGGAGTCCCGATGA